The following are encoded in a window of Pseudomonas sp. JQ170C genomic DNA:
- the plsX gene encoding phosphate acyltransferase PlsX codes for MSAQIIAIDAMGGDFGPRSIVQASIACLSATPSLHLTLVGQPSLLEDLIAGQSAADRARLQIVAASEVIGMDERPSQALRGKPDSSMRVALELLRDGKVQACVSAGNTGALMALSRYVLKTLPGIDRPAMVAAIPTQAGYCQLLDLGANVDCSAENLFQFAVMGSVAAQALGVSRPRVALLNVGTEDIKGNQQVKLAASLLQNARGLNYIGFVEGDGLYRGEADVVVCDGFVGNILLKSSEGLATMIGSRIEALFRGGLGARLAGAVAMPLLKRLQADLAPARHNGASFLGLQGIVIKSHGSAGVQGFQSAIQRALIEIQENLPQRLHGRLEDLLL; via the coding sequence TTGTCCGCTCAGATCATCGCGATTGACGCAATGGGCGGGGACTTCGGTCCCCGCAGCATTGTTCAGGCGAGTATTGCTTGCCTGTCAGCTACCCCCTCGCTGCACCTGACCCTCGTCGGTCAACCCTCCCTCCTTGAAGACCTGATCGCTGGCCAATCGGCTGCGGATCGCGCGCGCCTGCAGATTGTCGCCGCCAGCGAAGTGATCGGTATGGACGAGCGGCCCTCCCAGGCGTTGCGCGGCAAGCCCGATTCCTCGATGCGCGTGGCCCTTGAATTATTGCGTGATGGCAAGGTTCAGGCGTGTGTGAGCGCGGGCAATACGGGAGCGCTCATGGCGCTGTCGCGCTATGTACTCAAGACACTGCCTGGCATCGATCGACCGGCGATGGTCGCGGCCATTCCGACTCAGGCCGGCTACTGCCAGTTGCTTGACCTGGGGGCCAATGTCGACTGCAGTGCCGAAAACCTCTTTCAGTTTGCGGTCATGGGCTCCGTTGCGGCCCAGGCCCTGGGGGTTTCCCGGCCCCGTGTGGCGCTGCTCAACGTCGGTACCGAGGACATCAAGGGGAATCAGCAGGTCAAGCTTGCGGCCAGCCTGCTGCAGAACGCTCGCGGCCTTAACTACATTGGCTTCGTCGAAGGCGATGGCCTGTACCGTGGCGAGGCGGATGTGGTGGTGTGCGACGGTTTCGTTGGCAACATTCTGCTCAAGTCCAGCGAGGGTCTTGCGACCATGATCGGTTCGCGCATCGAGGCTCTGTTCAGGGGCGGGCTGGGCGCGCGTTTGGCGGGTGCCGTGGCCATGCCGCTGCTCAAGCGCTTGCAGGCAGATCTCGCTCCTGCGCGTCATAACGGCGCAAGTTTTCTCGGCCTTCAGGGTATCGTCATCAAGAGTCACGGCTCTGCGGGCGTGCAGGGCTTCCAGAGCGCCATTCAGCGGGCCCTGATCGAAATTCAGGAGAACCTGCCCCAGCGTCTGCACGGGCGCCTGGAAGATCTGTTGCTTTAG
- the rpmF gene encoding 50S ribosomal protein L32, which yields MAVQQNKKSRSARDMRRSHDALSENALSVEKTTGEVHLRHHVSPEGVYRGRKVIDKGADE from the coding sequence ATGGCTGTTCAGCAGAACAAAAAATCCCGCTCTGCCCGTGACATGCGCCGTTCGCACGACGCCCTCTCGGAAAACGCTCTGTCCGTAGAGAAAACCACTGGTGAAGTGCACCTGCGTCACCACGTATCGCCAGAAGGCGTATACCGTGGTCGTAAAGTGATCGACAAGGGCGCTGACGAGTAA
- a CDS encoding Maf family protein yields MLPLLLASSSPYRRELLARLHLPFTWASPDIDEQRHPEEPALDLVKRLAREKAQALATSHPEHLIIGSDQVAVLGEQILGKPHTFERACEQLLAASGNHVTFLTGLALLNSQTGHCQVDCVPFTVNMRELDLPRIERYLRIEQPYDCAGSFKAEGLGVSLFQSTHGVDATSLIGLPLIRLVDMLLQEGMTF; encoded by the coding sequence ATGCTGCCTCTGTTACTGGCTTCCAGCTCACCGTATCGCCGCGAATTACTCGCCCGCCTGCACCTGCCGTTTACCTGGGCAAGCCCCGACATAGACGAACAACGACACCCAGAAGAGCCAGCCCTGGACCTGGTAAAGCGCCTGGCCCGGGAAAAGGCTCAGGCACTGGCGACAAGCCACCCCGAGCACCTGATTATTGGCTCCGACCAGGTTGCCGTACTCGGCGAACAGATCCTCGGAAAACCACACACCTTCGAGCGAGCCTGCGAGCAGCTGCTCGCAGCAAGCGGCAACCACGTCACCTTCCTCACAGGCCTTGCACTGCTCAACAGCCAGACCGGCCACTGCCAGGTCGATTGCGTGCCGTTCACAGTCAACATGCGCGAACTGGACCTGCCGCGTATCGAACGCTACCTGCGCATCGAGCAACCCTACGATTGCGCCGGCAGCTTCAAGGCCGAGGGCCTGGGCGTCAGCCTGTTCCAGAGCACCCACGGCGTCGACGCCACCAGCCTGATCGGCCTGCCGCTGATTCGACTGGTAGACATGCTCCTGCAAGAGGGCATGACCTTTTAG
- a CDS encoding YceD family protein yields MLNDPIPPHVDPRKLADRGVSIEGTLQLADLERLCDPLSDNVGTVQAKFDFERDEQKAVVVHTSLDVEVKMVCQRCLELVTLPIHSECTYAVVKEGANTQSLPKGYDVLELGEDPLDLQALVEEELLLALPIVPAHHPEECQQPAGADEPEPSKDEVTRSNPFSVLAQLKRDPNV; encoded by the coding sequence ATGTTGAATGACCCGATTCCACCTCACGTTGACCCGCGCAAATTGGCCGATCGTGGTGTTTCTATTGAAGGAACGCTGCAACTCGCCGATTTGGAGAGACTCTGCGACCCGCTTTCCGATAATGTCGGTACGGTGCAGGCTAAATTCGATTTTGAGCGAGACGAGCAGAAGGCCGTGGTTGTCCACACCTCACTCGACGTCGAGGTCAAAATGGTTTGCCAGCGTTGTCTTGAGCTGGTCACCCTGCCGATCCACAGCGAGTGTACCTACGCCGTGGTGAAGGAGGGTGCGAATACCCAGTCGTTACCGAAAGGTTATGACGTGCTGGAACTGGGCGAAGATCCTTTGGATCTGCAGGCCTTGGTTGAGGAAGAGCTTCTGCTCGCCTTGCCCATCGTGCCTGCTCATCATCCGGAAGAATGCCAGCAGCCGGCGGGCGCCGATGAGCCCGAACCGAGCAAGGACGAGGTAACACGGTCCAACCCGTTCAGTGTATTGGCGCAGTTAAAGCGTGACCCAAACGTTTAG
- the fabG gene encoding 3-oxoacyl-ACP reductase FabG, with protein sequence MSLQGKVALVTGASRGIGQAIALELGRLGATVIGTATSASGAERIAATLKEHGITGTGMELNVTSDESVTATLAAIQEQFGAPTILVNNAGITRDNLMLRMKDDEWFDVIDTNLNSLYRLSKGVLRGMTKARWGRIISIGSVVGAMGNVGQVNYAAAKAGLEGFSRALAREVGSRAITVNSVTPGFIDTDMTRELPEAQREALQTQIPLGRLGQAQEIANVVAFLASEGAGYVTGATIPVNGGMYM encoded by the coding sequence ATGAGCCTGCAAGGTAAAGTTGCACTGGTAACCGGCGCCAGCCGTGGTATTGGCCAGGCTATCGCCCTGGAATTGGGCCGTCTGGGCGCGACCGTGATCGGTACCGCGACCTCCGCTTCGGGTGCCGAGCGTATTGCCGCCACTCTCAAGGAGCACGGCATCACCGGCACCGGCATGGAACTGAACGTGACCAGCGACGAATCCGTCACTGCCACGCTCGCCGCAATCCAGGAGCAGTTCGGTGCGCCGACCATCCTGGTCAACAACGCCGGTATCACTCGTGACAACCTCATGCTGCGCATGAAGGACGACGAGTGGTTCGACGTCATCGACACCAACCTGAACAGCCTCTACCGTCTGTCCAAGGGCGTGTTGCGCGGCATGACCAAGGCGCGCTGGGGTCGTATCATCAGCATCGGTTCGGTGGTGGGTGCGATGGGTAACGTCGGCCAGGTCAACTACGCAGCTGCCAAGGCCGGTCTGGAAGGTTTCAGCCGCGCCCTGGCCCGTGAAGTCGGCTCCCGTGCCATCACCGTCAACTCGGTGACCCCGGGCTTCATCGATACCGACATGACCCGTGAACTTCCGGAAGCTCAACGCGAAGCGCTGCAGACCCAGATCCCTCTGGGGCGTCTGGGCCAGGCTCAGGAGATCGCCAATGTGGTGGCTTTCCTGGCTTCCGAGGGTGCGGGTTATGTGACTGGCGCTACTATTCCGGTCAACGGCGGCATGTATATGTAA
- the rne gene encoding ribonuclease E: MKRMLINATQPEELRVALVDGQRLYDLDIESGAREQKKANIYKGRITRIEPSLEAAFVDFGSERHGFLPLKEISREYFKKSPEGRVNIKEVLSEGQEVIVQVEKEERGNKGAALTTFISLAGRYLVLMPNNPRAGGISRRIEGEERNELREALNGLVAPADMGLIVRTAGLGRSSEEMQWDLDYLLQLWTAIKEASLDRSAPFLIYQESNVIIRAIRDYLRQDIGEVLIDSIDAQEEALTFIRQVMPQYASKIKLYEDSVPLFNRFQIESQIETAFQRVVDLPSGGSIVIDPTEALVSIDINSARATKGSDIEETALQTNLEAAEEIARQLRLRDIGGLIVIDFIDMTPAKNQRAVEEKVRECLEADRARVQVGRISRFGLLEMSRQRLRPSLGESSGIVCPRCSGTGIIRDVESLSLAILRLIEEEALKDRTAEVRAQVPIPVAAFLLNEKRNSITKIELRTRARIVILPNDHLETPHFEVQRLRDDSPEALSSQSSYEIAAAETEEVQPTAATRTLVRQEAAVKTAPARANAPVPTPVEQPAAPVHVAPEPSLFKGLVKSLVSLFAGKDEPAAAPVVAEKPATERPQRNEERRNGRQQSRNRNGRREEDRDRKPREERAPREERQPREAREPREETQAREERAPRQPREERQPRAPREERRSREDRPVRELREPLDATTPAVREERPERAPREERQPREERAPREERAPREERTPREERAPREERQPRPPREERQPRAAEQAAEAAEEQLPNEELLQDDNQEGAEGDRPRRRSRGQRRRSNRRERQRDANGNLVEGSETEEGNEEQPQPSALGAELAAGLAVTAAVATSNISADAEAQANQQAERATAAVEEQAPAVEAAAEPAVVEAAQSVTEVVEVTEAVEVAEVAAAPVVEQPFQAPVEAAEVSIAPVVEEVVVAQVEAVEPAVAAEPEVQVPVQAEPEVVAEVAAEPAPAVVEAPAAVAEAPVEAPAVVAETPAEAPAPASALTSSGRAPNDPREVRRRKREAEAAAAAEAKAAAEQQTEVLETAEEHKPLV, from the coding sequence ATGAAAAGAATGCTGATTAACGCAACTCAACCCGAAGAGTTGCGTGTAGCTCTGGTGGACGGCCAACGTCTCTACGACCTGGACATCGAGTCCGGTGCGCGCGAGCAGAAGAAGGCCAACATCTACAAAGGCCGGATCACCCGGATCGAACCTAGCCTGGAAGCCGCATTCGTCGACTTCGGCTCCGAGCGTCATGGCTTCCTCCCCCTCAAGGAAATCTCCCGCGAATACTTCAAGAAGTCCCCGGAAGGTCGGGTAAACATCAAGGAAGTACTCAGCGAAGGCCAGGAAGTCATCGTCCAGGTCGAAAAAGAAGAGCGTGGCAACAAGGGCGCCGCCCTGACCACCTTCATCAGCCTGGCCGGTCGCTACCTGGTCCTGATGCCAAACAACCCACGTGCCGGCGGCATCTCCCGTCGCATCGAAGGCGAAGAGCGCAATGAACTGCGCGAAGCCCTGAACGGCCTGGTCGCACCTGCCGACATGGGCCTGATCGTGCGCACTGCCGGCCTGGGCCGCAGCAGCGAAGAAATGCAGTGGGACCTGGATTACCTGCTGCAACTCTGGACCGCGATCAAGGAAGCCTCCCTGGACCGTTCCGCACCTTTCCTGATCTACCAGGAAAGCAACGTGATCATCCGCGCCATCCGTGATTACCTGCGCCAGGACATCGGCGAAGTGCTGATCGACAGCATCGACGCCCAGGAAGAAGCCCTGACCTTCATCCGCCAGGTGATGCCGCAGTACGCGAGCAAGATCAAGCTGTACGAAGACAGCGTCCCACTGTTCAACCGCTTCCAGATCGAAAGCCAGATCGAAACCGCCTTCCAGCGCGTGGTCGACCTGCCGTCCGGCGGCTCGATCGTGATCGACCCGACCGAAGCCCTGGTGTCCATCGACATCAACTCGGCACGCGCCACCAAAGGCAGCGACATCGAAGAGACCGCCCTGCAGACCAACCTGGAAGCGGCCGAAGAAATTGCCCGCCAGCTGCGCCTGCGTGACATCGGCGGCCTGATCGTCATCGACTTCATCGACATGACCCCGGCCAAGAACCAGCGTGCCGTCGAAGAAAAGGTACGCGAGTGCCTGGAAGCCGACCGCGCCCGTGTACAGGTCGGCCGTATCTCGCGCTTCGGCCTGCTGGAAATGTCCCGTCAGCGCCTGCGCCCATCCCTGGGCGAAAGCAGCGGCATCGTCTGCCCACGCTGCAGCGGCACCGGCATCATCCGCGACGTCGAATCCCTGTCGCTGGCCATCCTGCGCCTGATCGAAGAAGAAGCCCTGAAAGACCGCACCGCCGAAGTTCGCGCCCAAGTGCCGATTCCGGTTGCCGCCTTCCTGCTCAACGAAAAGCGCAACTCGATCACCAAGATCGAACTGCGCACCCGGGCTCGTATCGTCATTCTGCCGAACGACCACCTGGAAACCCCACACTTTGAAGTCCAGCGCCTGCGCGACGACAGCCCGGAAGCGCTGAGCAGCCAGTCCAGCTACGAAATCGCTGCTGCCGAGACCGAAGAAGTCCAGCCGACTGCCGCCACCCGCACCCTGGTTCGCCAGGAAGCCGCGGTCAAGACTGCACCGGCCCGTGCCAATGCACCGGTTCCGACCCCAGTGGAACAACCGGCAGCCCCGGTCCACGTCGCCCCTGAGCCAAGCCTGTTCAAGGGCCTGGTGAAGTCGCTGGTCAGCCTGTTTGCCGGTAAGGACGAACCTGCCGCCGCGCCAGTCGTTGCCGAAAAGCCAGCGACCGAACGCCCGCAGCGCAACGAAGAGCGCCGCAACGGTCGTCAGCAGAGCCGCAACCGCAACGGCCGTCGTGAAGAAGATCGTGATCGCAAGCCTCGCGAAGAGCGCGCACCGCGCGAAGAGCGTCAGCCTCGCGAAGCCCGTGAACCGCGCGAGGAAACCCAGGCCCGCGAAGAGCGCGCCCCTCGTCAGCCACGCGAAGAGCGTCAGCCTCGCGCTCCACGCGAAGAGCGTCGCTCCCGCGAAGACCGTCCGGTCCGCGAACTGCGCGAGCCACTGGATGCCACTACTCCAGCCGTACGCGAAGAGCGCCCTGAGCGTGCCCCACGTGAAGAACGCCAGCCTCGTGAAGAACGTGCACCACGCGAAGAACGCGCCCCACGTGAAGAGCGCACACCGCGCGAGGAACGTGCGCCGCGCGAAGAGCGTCAACCACGTCCACCACGCGAAGAGCGCCAGCCACGTGCCGCCGAACAGGCTGCCGAAGCAGCTGAAGAGCAACTGCCGAACGAAGAACTGCTGCAGGACGACAACCAGGAAGGCGCCGAAGGCGATCGTCCACGTCGCCGCTCCCGTGGCCAGCGTCGTCGCAGCAACCGTCGTGAGCGTCAGCGCGATGCCAACGGCAACCTGGTAGAAGGTTCCGAGACCGAAGAAGGCAACGAAGAACAGCCACAGCCAAGCGCGCTGGGTGCCGAACTCGCTGCTGGCCTGGCGGTAACCGCTGCCGTCGCTACCAGCAACATCAGCGCCGACGCCGAGGCCCAGGCCAACCAGCAAGCCGAACGCGCAACTGCCGCCGTCGAAGAGCAGGCACCTGCGGTTGAAGCAGCTGCCGAGCCTGCGGTTGTCGAAGCAGCTCAGTCCGTGACTGAAGTGGTTGAAGTGACCGAAGCCGTAGAAGTTGCCGAAGTCGCTGCAGCCCCGGTTGTCGAGCAACCCTTCCAGGCACCGGTAGAAGCTGCCGAAGTCAGCATCGCGCCGGTGGTTGAAGAAGTCGTTGTCGCCCAGGTTGAAGCTGTCGAGCCAGCCGTTGCCGCCGAGCCTGAAGTCCAGGTTCCAGTGCAGGCTGAGCCTGAAGTGGTTGCTGAAGTCGCCGCAGAACCTGCCCCGGCAGTTGTTGAAGCGCCGGCCGCAGTCGCTGAAGCACCTGTGGAAGCGCCAGCCGTTGTGGCTGAGACGCCAGCTGAAGCACCCGCTCCAGCCAGCGCCCTGACCAGCAGCGGTCGCGCGCCTAACGACCCACGTGAAGTCCGTCGCCGCAAGCGCGAAGCCGAGGCAGCTGCAGCTGCTGAAGCCAAAGCAGCGGCCGAGCAGCAAACCGAAGTCCTGGAAACCGCAGAAGAGCACAAACCGCTCGTCTGA
- the rluC gene encoding 23S rRNA pseudouridine(955/2504/2580) synthase RluC codes for MTTNAPPTSGVQLIEVAPELAGQRIDNFLITALKGVPKTLIYRILRKGEVRVNKGRIKPEYKLQAGDIVRVPPVRLPERDEPVPVAQGLLQRLEAAIVYEDKALIVLNKPAGIAVHGGSGLSFGVIEAFRQLRPDAKELELVHRLDRDTSGLLMIAKKRSMLRHLHAALRGDGVDKRYMALVRGHWATAKKQVNAPLLKSNLRSGERMVEVNDEGKEALTLFRVLRRFGEFATIIEARPITGRTHQIRVHALHAGHCIAGDSKYGDEDFTREIRELGGKRLFLHAYALTVPLPDGGELKIEAPVDEMWVKTVERLSAA; via the coding sequence ATGACGACTAATGCCCCTCCGACCTCCGGCGTCCAGCTGATCGAGGTCGCGCCGGAACTTGCCGGCCAACGAATCGATAATTTCCTTATTACTGCACTCAAGGGTGTTCCCAAGACCTTGATTTACCGCATTTTGCGTAAAGGCGAAGTGCGCGTGAACAAGGGGCGGATCAAGCCCGAGTACAAGTTGCAGGCCGGTGACATCGTGCGGGTACCGCCCGTTCGTCTGCCTGAGCGCGACGAGCCTGTGCCAGTGGCCCAGGGTTTGCTTCAGCGTCTTGAGGCCGCCATTGTCTATGAAGACAAGGCCTTGATCGTGTTGAACAAACCAGCCGGTATCGCCGTTCATGGCGGTAGCGGTCTGAGTTTTGGCGTGATCGAAGCCTTTCGTCAGTTGCGTCCCGATGCCAAGGAGCTGGAGCTTGTTCATCGCCTGGACCGCGACACCTCCGGCCTGTTGATGATTGCCAAGAAGCGCAGCATGTTGCGTCACCTGCATGCCGCCTTGCGCGGCGATGGCGTCGACAAGCGTTACATGGCGCTGGTGCGCGGCCATTGGGCGACCGCCAAGAAGCAGGTCAATGCGCCGTTGCTCAAGAGCAACCTGCGCTCTGGTGAGCGCATGGTCGAGGTCAACGATGAGGGCAAGGAGGCGCTGACATTGTTCCGCGTCCTGCGCCGCTTCGGTGAGTTCGCCACCATCATCGAGGCGCGCCCGATCACCGGCCGTACACACCAGATTCGTGTTCATGCCCTGCACGCCGGGCACTGCATTGCCGGTGACAGCAAGTACGGGGATGAGGACTTCACTCGCGAAATTCGAGAGCTGGGAGGCAAGCGCCTGTTTCTGCATGCCTATGCCTTGACCGTGCCGCTGCCTGATGGCGGTGAGCTCAAGATTGAGGCGCCAGTGGACGAGATGTGGGTCAAGACTGTGGAGCGCTTGAGTGCAGCGTGA
- a CDS encoding HAD family hydrolase — MQRDYDLLIFDWDGTLADSIGRIVQAMHLAADRAGESTCDDAAVKGIIGLALPEAIATLYPHLDDEQVATFRQHYADVYMALDEQPSPLFEGVVESLEAFRAEGYRLAVATGKARRGLDRVLQANGWQAYFDITRAADESRGKPHPQMLEEILAHCQVAPSRALMVGDSSFDLLMASNAGMHSAAVGYGAMSLEALSAFRPQVCLEHFSHLQAWLSRSPVAIFPG, encoded by the coding sequence GTGCAGCGTGATTACGATCTGCTGATTTTCGATTGGGATGGCACCCTGGCTGATTCCATCGGGCGTATTGTTCAGGCCATGCACCTGGCTGCGGATCGGGCAGGGGAGTCGACCTGCGATGATGCTGCGGTGAAGGGCATTATCGGTCTGGCGCTGCCTGAGGCCATTGCCACCTTGTATCCGCACCTGGACGACGAGCAGGTCGCAACCTTCCGTCAGCACTATGCCGACGTCTACATGGCGCTGGATGAGCAGCCTTCGCCGTTGTTCGAGGGAGTGGTCGAATCGCTTGAGGCCTTCCGTGCCGAGGGCTATCGCCTGGCAGTGGCTACCGGCAAGGCGCGTCGCGGCCTGGATCGAGTGTTGCAGGCCAATGGCTGGCAGGCTTACTTCGATATCACCCGCGCTGCCGATGAAAGCCGTGGCAAGCCACACCCGCAAATGCTTGAAGAGATTCTCGCTCATTGCCAGGTGGCGCCGTCGCGTGCATTGATGGTGGGGGACTCGTCATTTGACCTGCTGATGGCCAGCAATGCCGGTATGCATTCGGCCGCGGTCGGTTATGGGGCGATGTCGCTCGAGGCATTGAGCGCCTTCAGGCCGCAGGTCTGTCTAGAGCATTTTTCACACTTGCAGGCCTGGTTGAGCCGGTCGCCTGTCGCGATATTTCCAGGGTAG
- a CDS encoding S49 family peptidase yields the protein MADEWKAPGAEGNEEQKSWKLLEKTLLAGVQEQRRSRRWGIFFKLLTFVYLFGILALFSPLMNMDKAASRSVTHTALVEVRGMIADQEPASADNIVGGLREAFKDSKTKAVILRINSPGGSPVQSGYIYDEIRRLRAEYPAIKLYAVISDLGASGAYYIASAADEIYADKASLVGSIGVTAAGYGFVGTMEKLGVERRTYTAGEHKAFLDPFQPQKPEETAFWQSVLETTHKQFIASVKQGRGERLKDKEHPELFSGLIWSGEQALALGLVDGLGSAGYVAREVVGEKELVDFTIEESPFDRFSKRLGTSIAERLAMWMGFQGPSLR from the coding sequence ATGGCTGATGAGTGGAAGGCGCCAGGCGCCGAAGGCAACGAAGAGCAAAAGAGCTGGAAGTTGTTGGAGAAAACCCTCCTGGCGGGAGTGCAGGAGCAGCGTCGTTCTCGGCGCTGGGGGATTTTCTTCAAGTTGCTGACCTTTGTGTACCTGTTCGGCATCCTTGCCCTGTTTTCGCCTTTGATGAACATGGACAAGGCCGCCTCACGCAGTGTCACGCATACGGCGCTGGTCGAAGTGCGCGGAATGATTGCCGACCAGGAGCCTGCCAGTGCCGACAACATCGTTGGAGGTCTGCGTGAGGCCTTCAAGGACTCGAAAACCAAGGCTGTGATCCTGCGCATCAACAGTCCGGGTGGCAGTCCTGTGCAGTCCGGTTACATCTACGATGAAATTCGCCGGCTGCGCGCGGAGTATCCGGCGATCAAGCTGTATGCGGTGATCAGCGACCTGGGTGCCTCCGGCGCCTACTACATTGCCAGTGCCGCCGACGAAATCTATGCCGACAAGGCCAGTCTGGTGGGCTCCATTGGTGTTACGGCGGCGGGATATGGGTTCGTCGGCACGATGGAGAAACTTGGTGTCGAGCGTCGTACCTATACCGCTGGCGAGCACAAGGCCTTCCTTGATCCGTTCCAGCCGCAGAAACCCGAAGAGACAGCGTTCTGGCAGAGTGTGCTGGAAACCACCCACAAGCAGTTCATTGCCAGCGTCAAGCAGGGGCGTGGCGAGCGCTTGAAGGACAAGGAGCACCCTGAGTTGTTCAGTGGTCTGATCTGGTCTGGCGAGCAGGCGTTGGCCCTTGGTTTGGTGGATGGCTTGGGCAGTGCCGGTTATGTGGCGCGTGAGGTGGTGGGCGAGAAAGAGTTGGTGGACTTCACGATCGAAGAGTCGCCCTTTGATCGCTTCTCCAAGCGCCTGGGTACCAGCATTGCAGAGCGCCTGGCGATGTGGATGGGCTTTCAAGGGCCTTCGTTGCGCTGA
- the murB gene encoding UDP-N-acetylmuramate dehydrogenase, translated as MSGQWQEQVSLKPYNTFGIDVKARYFTQAHSDEDVRQALAQAAAQGLPVLVIGGGSNLLLTADVQALVLRMASAGLRILSDDGQQVIVEAEAGEPWHPFVQWSLAQGLAGLENLSLIPGTVGAAPMQNIGAYGVEIKDVFVGLTALDRQTGALREFDLEECQFAYRDSVFKQHPGRWLILRVRFALSRVLHAHLDYGPVRQRLSEQGISSPTAQNVSDAICSIRREKLPDPVELGNAGSFFKNPVVAGVLADKIRVQHPGLVAYPQADGQFKLAAGWLIEQAGWKGHREGDAGVHRLQSLVLVNYGQATGVQLHELAQKIQADILERFGVTLEMEPNLY; from the coding sequence ATGAGCGGGCAGTGGCAGGAGCAGGTATCGCTCAAGCCGTACAACACCTTCGGCATTGATGTGAAGGCGCGCTACTTCACCCAGGCCCACAGCGACGAGGACGTTCGCCAGGCATTGGCACAGGCGGCTGCACAAGGGCTGCCGGTGCTGGTGATCGGTGGTGGCAGCAATCTTTTGCTGACGGCGGATGTACAAGCGCTGGTGTTGCGCATGGCAAGTGCCGGGCTGCGAATTTTGTCTGATGACGGTCAGCAGGTGATTGTCGAGGCCGAGGCGGGAGAGCCCTGGCACCCGTTTGTCCAGTGGTCCCTGGCCCAGGGCTTGGCAGGCCTTGAGAACCTCAGCTTGATTCCTGGCACCGTTGGTGCGGCTCCCATGCAGAACATCGGTGCCTATGGTGTCGAGATCAAGGATGTCTTCGTCGGGCTAACGGCACTGGATCGTCAGACCGGCGCATTGCGCGAGTTTGACCTGGAGGAATGCCAGTTTGCCTACCGTGACAGCGTGTTCAAGCAGCACCCGGGACGCTGGTTGATTCTGCGCGTGCGCTTTGCCCTGAGCCGCGTGTTGCATGCGCACCTGGATTACGGGCCGGTCCGCCAGCGCCTGAGTGAGCAGGGCATCAGCAGTCCGACAGCGCAGAACGTGAGTGATGCAATTTGCAGTATCCGCCGGGAAAAACTGCCGGATCCTGTTGAACTCGGCAATGCAGGGAGCTTTTTCAAGAACCCTGTTGTGGCGGGTGTGCTGGCGGACAAGATCCGTGTTCAGCATCCAGGGCTGGTGGCTTATCCACAGGCCGACGGGCAATTCAAGCTGGCGGCTGGCTGGCTGATCGAGCAGGCGGGCTGGAAAGGCCATCGTGAAGGCGATGCCGGCGTGCATCGTCTGCAGTCGCTGGTACTGGTCAATTACGGCCAGGCCACGGGTGTGCAGTTGCATGAGCTGGCGCAGAAGATCCAGGCCGACATCCTGGAGCGTTTTGGTGTGACGCTGGAGATGGAGCCTAACCTGTACTGA
- the fabD gene encoding ACP S-malonyltransferase: protein MSASLAFVFPGQGSQSLGMLAELGAQYPLVIDTFREASEALGYDLWALTQNGPEEQLNQTDKTQPAILTASIALWRLWLAEGGARPAFVSGHSLGEYSALVAAGSLSLADAVRLVERRGQLMQEAVPAGQGAMAAILGLDDADVVAVCAEAAQGEVVSAVNFNSPGQVVIAGAKAAVERAMEACKAKGAKRALPLPVSVPSHCELMRPAAERFAESVNAIEWKAPQIPLVQNVSAAVAADLDTLKRDLLEQLFKPVRWVECVQTLAANGAVQLVECGPGKVLAGLNKRCADGVNTFNLNTPDAFAATRAALA from the coding sequence ATGTCTGCATCCCTCGCATTCGTCTTTCCCGGTCAAGGTTCGCAGTCCCTCGGCATGCTTGCCGAGCTGGGCGCTCAGTATCCGTTGGTTATTGATACCTTCCGCGAGGCCTCCGAGGCTCTGGGTTATGACCTCTGGGCGCTGACCCAGAACGGCCCGGAAGAGCAACTCAATCAAACCGACAAAACCCAGCCAGCCATCCTGACTGCCTCGATCGCCCTGTGGCGCCTGTGGCTGGCGGAAGGTGGTGCGCGTCCTGCATTCGTGTCTGGTCATAGCCTGGGTGAGTACAGTGCGCTGGTCGCTGCCGGCAGCCTGAGCCTGGCCGACGCGGTCAGGTTGGTGGAGCGCCGCGGTCAGCTCATGCAGGAAGCCGTTCCGGCTGGGCAGGGCGCCATGGCTGCCATTCTTGGCCTTGATGACGCCGATGTTGTGGCCGTCTGTGCCGAAGCTGCCCAGGGTGAAGTTGTCAGTGCGGTGAACTTCAACTCGCCTGGCCAGGTGGTGATTGCTGGCGCCAAGGCGGCAGTCGAGCGCGCCATGGAAGCCTGCAAGGCCAAGGGCGCCAAGCGTGCGCTGCCGCTGCCGGTGAGCGTGCCATCGCACTGCGAGCTGATGCGTCCTGCTGCCGAGCGCTTCGCCGAGTCGGTCAATGCTATCGAATGGAAGGCTCCGCAGATCCCGCTGGTACAGAATGTCAGCGCTGCCGTGGCGGCCGATCTGGATACCCTCAAGCGTGACCTGCTCGAGCAGCTGTTCAAGCCGGTCCGTTGGGTCGAGTGCGTACAGACCCTGGCCGCCAATGGCGCGGTGCAACTGGTCGAATGTGGCCCGGGCAAGGTCCTGGCTGGCTTGAACAAGCGCTGCGCTGACGGCGTGAACACCTTTAACCTCAATACCCCGGACGCTTTCGCCGCCACCCGTGCGGCGCTGGCCTGA